In one window of Hyla sarda isolate aHylSar1 chromosome 1, aHylSar1.hap1, whole genome shotgun sequence DNA:
- the LOC130368307 gene encoding uncharacterized protein LOC130368307, whose product METSLPTATTTGTVIPTNTFSYSVNDADVILGHADGDPTFLHTPSLTDLQRQYTNETKRVTALNLHLTTLKEYYKSQRIPRGLRFQPRENAYSQDIEYRTKFELITNKYSFDLMLLNMEFLYKDLMDTQTRIATIETSLHTTCKEEDITNLMEKQTNFLQKFKTDQETVKRNKWHRDNFDYTTGRVYTWGASSSQKRFRKTKDSNTDSNDTQKRDTTVDNNNIDFLGVTSGPKEDPHGEGAAAMDAPVKTRAQRNPKTAQAKLSFKKK is encoded by the coding sequence ATGGAGACATCTCTacctactgctactactaccggTACCGTGATACCTACTAATACGTTTTCCTATTCTGTTAATGATGCTGATGTTATACTGGGACATGCTGATGGGGACCCTACATTTTTACATACACCCTCCCTGACAGACCTTCAACGACAGTATACAAATGAAACCAAACGTGTGACTGCCTTGAACCTTCATCTTACTACATTGAAAGAATATTATAAATCACAGCGGATCCCACGAGGACTTAGATTTCAACCACGAGAAAATGCTTACTCCCAAGATATTGAATACCGTACAAAATTTGAATTAATTACCAACAAATACTCATTCGATTTGATGCTGTTAAATATGGAGTTTTTATATAAAGATCTTATGGACACTCAAACTCGCATTGCGACCATCGAAACCTCTCTACACACCACCTGCAAGGAAGAGGATATAACCAATCTAATGGAGAAACAAACCAATTTTTTACAGAAATTCAAGACAGACCAAGAAACTGTTAAAAGGAATAAATGGCATCGAGATAACTTTGATTACACTACTGGGCGGGTGTATACTTGGGGAGCGTCATCCTCACAGAAAAGATTCCGGAAAACCAAGGACTCCAACACAGACTCTAATGATACTCAAAAGAGGGACACTACCGTGGACAATaataatattgattttttaggggtaACCAGTGGCCCAAAAGAGGACCCACACGGAGAGGGGGCCGCCGCCATGGACGCTCCCGTAAAAACCCGAGCACAACGGAACCCCAAGACGGCACAAGCCAAGCTTTCATTCAAGAAGAAATAG